One window of Alosa sapidissima isolate fAloSap1 chromosome 21, fAloSap1.pri, whole genome shotgun sequence genomic DNA carries:
- the ago2 gene encoding protein argonaute-2 isoform X6 codes for MLDSSPPPPPPPEYVFKPPPRPDFGTMGRPIKLQANFFEMEIPKLEVYHYDIDIKPEKCPRRVNREIVAHMVQHFKTQIFGDRKPVYDGRKNLYTAMPLPIGRDKVELEVTIPGEGKDRSFKVAIKWVSCVSLQALHEALSGRLPSIPFETIQALDVVMRHLPSMNYTPVGRSFFTSSEGCSNPLGGGREVWFGFHQSVRPSLWKMMLNIDVSATAFYKAQPVIEFMCEVLDFKSIEEQQKPLTDSQRVKFTKEIKGLKVEITHCGQMKRKYRVCNVTRRPASHQTFPLQQENGQTIECTVAQYFKDKYKLVLRYPHLPCLQVGQEQKHTYLPLEVCNIVAGQRCIKKLTDNQTSTMIRATARSAPDRQDEISKLMRSANFNTDPYVREFGVMVRDEMTEVNGRVLQAPSILYGGRVCNKAIATPIQGVWDMRNKQFHTGIEIKVWAIACFAPQRQCTELLLKAFTDQLRKISRDAGMPIQGQPCFCKYAQGADSVEPMFKHLKYTYQGLQLVVVILPGKTPVYAEVKRVGDTVLGMATQCVQVKNVLKTTPQTLSNLCLKINVKLGGVNNILLPQGRPLVFQQPVIFLGADVTHPPAGDGKKPSIAAVVGSMDAHPSRYCATVRVQQHRQDIIQDLATMVRELLIQFYKSTRFKPTRIIYYRDGISEGQFNQVSPQVLQHELLAIREACIKLEKDYQPGITFVVVQKRHHTRLFCMDRNERVGKSGNIPAGTTVDTKITHPSEFDFYLCSHAGIQGTSRPSHYHVLWDDNHFTSDELQVLTYQLCHTYVRCTRSVSIPAPAYYAHLVAFRARYHLVDKEHDSAEGSHTSGQSNGRDQQALAKAVQIHQDTLRTMYFA; via the exons ATGTTGG attcctctcctcccccccctccacctccagaGTATGTATTCAAACCCCCTCCGCGGCCGGATTTCGGCACCATGGGCCGACCGATCAAGCTGCAGGCCAACTTCTTCGAGATGGAGATTCCCAAACTGGAGGTGTACCATTACGACATCGACATCAAGCCTGAGAAATGCCCTAGAAGAGTCAATCG TGAAATTGTGGCGCACATGGTGCAGCACTTTAAAACACAGATCTTCGGAGATCGGAAGCCTGTCTATGATGGGAGAAAGAACCTCTACACAGCTATGCCATTGCCCATAGGGAGGGACAAA GTGGAGCTCGAGGTGACCATCCCTGGGGAGGGGAAGGACAGGAGCTTCAAGGTGGCCATTAAGTGGGTGTCGTGTGTCAGCTTGCAAGCCCTCCACGAAGCGCTGTCTGGACGCCTGCCAAGTATCCCTTTCGAGACTATCCAGGCCTTGGATGTGGTCATGAGGCATTTGCCCTCAATGAA TTATACCCCCGTCGGACGCTCCTTCTTCACCTCCTCAGAGGGCTGCTCCAACCCCCTGGGTGGTGGGAGAGAGGTCTGGTTTGGCTTCCACCAGTCCGTCAGACCCTCCTTGTGGAAAATGATGCTGAATATTGATG TGTCGGCCACTGCTTTCTACAAAGCCCAGCCTGTGATTGAGTTCATGTGTGAAGTTTTGGATTTCAAAAGCATTGAAGAACAACAGAAGCCCTTAACCGACTCCCAGAGAGTAAAGTTTACTAAGGAAATCAAAG GCCTGAAGGTTGAGATCACTCACTGTGGACAGATGAAGAGGAAGTACAGGGTGTGCAATGTGACAAGAAGACCCGCCAGCCATCAGAC ATTCCCTCTGCAGCAGGAGAATGGCCAGACCATTGAATGCACTGTAGCTCAGTACTTCAAAGACAAGTACAAACTGGTGCTGAGGTATCCTCACCTGCCATGCCTACAGGTGGGGCAGGAGCAGAAGCACACATACCTTCCTCTTGAG GTGTGCAACATAGTTGCTGGGCAGAGGTGCATAAAGAAGCTGACAGACAATCAGACCTCCACTATGATCCGTGCCACTGCCCGGTCCGCACCTGACCGCCAAGACGAGATCAGCAAGCTG ATGAGAAGTGCCAACTTTAACACTGATCCTTACGTTCGTGAGTTTGGGGTCATGGTGAGGGATGAAATGACAGAGGTCAACGGCCGTGTCCTCCAAGCACCATCGATCCTCTACGGGGGCCGGGTATGT AATAAAGCAATAGCCACCCCGATCCAAGGGGTGTGGGACATGAGGAATAAGCAGTTCCACACAGGGATCGAGATCAAGGTTTGGGCCATCGCTTGCTTCGCTCCACAGAGGCAGTGCACAGAGCTGCTCCTCAA GGCGTTTACAGACCAGCTGCGGAAGATCTCTCGAGACGCTGGCATGCCCATCCAGGGCCAGCCCTGCTTCTGCAAGTACGCCCAGGGAGCCGACAGCGTGGAGCCCATGTTCAAGCATCTCAAATATACCTATCAGGGCCTGCAGCTCGTGGTGGTCATTCTGCCTGGCAAGACCCCAGTCTATG CTGAGGTGAAGCGTGTGGGTGATACGGTGTTAGGCATGGCCACTCAGTGTGTGCAGGTAAAAAATGTTCTGAAGACCACACCCCAGACCCTATCCAACCTCTGCCTGAAGATCAACGTCAAACTAGGAGGAGTCAACAACATACTGCTTCCGCAGGGCAG gCCACTGGTGTTCCAGCAGCCTGTTATCTTCCTGGGGGCAGATGTCACTCACCCCCCTGCTGGAGATGGGAAGAAACCCTCTATCGCTGCG GTGGTGGGCAGCATGGACGCCCACCCAAGTCGTTACTGTGCCACGGTTCGTGTCCAGCAGCACCGGCAGGACATCATTCAGGACCTTGCCACCATGGTGCGAGAGCTGCTCATCCAGTTCTACAAGTCCACCCGCTTTAAGCCCACCCGCATCATCTACTACCGCGATGGCATTTCCGAGGGCCAGTTCAACCAGGTGAGCCCACAG GTCCTCCAACATGAGTTGCTAGCTATCCGCGAGGCATGCATCAAGCTGGAGAAGGACTACCAGCCAGGCATCACCTTTGTGGTGGTGCAGAAGAGACATCACACCAGGCTCTTCTGCATGGACAGGAATGAGAGG GTGGGAAAGAGTGGCAACATACCTGCAGGCACCACAGTGGACACCAAAATCACTCACCCATCAGAGTTTGACTTCTACCTCTGTAGCCATGCAGGCATCCAG GGTACCAGTAGGCCCTCGCACTACCACGTGCTGTGGGACGACAACCACTTTACGTCGGACGAGCTGCAGGTGCTCACCTACCAGCTGTGCCACACCTACGTACGCTGCACCCGCTCCGTCTCCATCCCCGCGCCAGCCTACTACGCTCACTTGGTGGCGTTCCGCGCCCGctaccatctagtggacaaGGAGCATGACAG TGCGGAGGGCAGCCATACATCAGGCCAGAGTAATGGACGGGACCAGCAGGCCCTGGCCAAGGCGGTACAGATCCACCAGGACACCCTGCGCACCATGTACTTTGCCTGA
- the ago2 gene encoding protein argonaute-2 isoform X7, translating to MYPSGAAGDSSPPPPPPPEYVFKPPPRPDFGTMGRPIKLQANFFEMEIPKLEVYHYDIDIKPEKCPRRVNREIVAHMVQHFKTQIFGDRKPVYDGRKNLYTAMPLPIGRDKVELEVTIPGEGKDRSFKVAIKWVSCVSLQALHEALSGRLPSIPFETIQALDVVMRHLPSMNYTPVGRSFFTSSEGCSNPLGGGREVWFGFHQSVRPSLWKMMLNIDVSATAFYKAQPVIEFMCEVLDFKSIEEQQKPLTDSQRVKFTKEIKGLKVEITHCGQMKRKYRVCNVTRRPASHQTFPLQQENGQTIECTVAQYFKDKYKLVLRYPHLPCLQVGQEQKHTYLPLEVCNIVAGQRCIKKLTDNQTSTMIRATARSAPDRQDEISKLMRSANFNTDPYVREFGVMVRDEMTEVNGRVLQAPSILYGGRVCNKAIATPIQGVWDMRNKQFHTGIEIKVWAIACFAPQRQCTELLLKAFTDQLRKISRDAGMPIQGQPCFCKYAQGADSVEPMFKHLKYTYQGLQLVVVILPGKTPVYAEVKRVGDTVLGMATQCVQVKNVLKTTPQTLSNLCLKINVKLGGVNNILLPQGRPLVFQQPVIFLGADVTHPPAGDGKKPSIAAVVGSMDAHPSRYCATVRVQQHRQDIIQDLATMVRELLIQFYKSTRFKPTRIIYYRDGISEGQFNQVSPQVLQHELLAIREACIKLEKDYQPGITFVVVQKRHHTRLFCMDRNERVGKSGNIPAGTTVDTKITHPSEFDFYLCSHAGIQGTSRPSHYHVLWDDNHFTSDELQVLTYQLCHTYVRCTRSVSIPAPAYYAHLVAFRARYHLVDKEHDR from the exons ATGTATCCGAGTGGAGCAGCTGGGG attcctctcctcccccccctccacctccagaGTATGTATTCAAACCCCCTCCGCGGCCGGATTTCGGCACCATGGGCCGACCGATCAAGCTGCAGGCCAACTTCTTCGAGATGGAGATTCCCAAACTGGAGGTGTACCATTACGACATCGACATCAAGCCTGAGAAATGCCCTAGAAGAGTCAATCG TGAAATTGTGGCGCACATGGTGCAGCACTTTAAAACACAGATCTTCGGAGATCGGAAGCCTGTCTATGATGGGAGAAAGAACCTCTACACAGCTATGCCATTGCCCATAGGGAGGGACAAA GTGGAGCTCGAGGTGACCATCCCTGGGGAGGGGAAGGACAGGAGCTTCAAGGTGGCCATTAAGTGGGTGTCGTGTGTCAGCTTGCAAGCCCTCCACGAAGCGCTGTCTGGACGCCTGCCAAGTATCCCTTTCGAGACTATCCAGGCCTTGGATGTGGTCATGAGGCATTTGCCCTCAATGAA TTATACCCCCGTCGGACGCTCCTTCTTCACCTCCTCAGAGGGCTGCTCCAACCCCCTGGGTGGTGGGAGAGAGGTCTGGTTTGGCTTCCACCAGTCCGTCAGACCCTCCTTGTGGAAAATGATGCTGAATATTGATG TGTCGGCCACTGCTTTCTACAAAGCCCAGCCTGTGATTGAGTTCATGTGTGAAGTTTTGGATTTCAAAAGCATTGAAGAACAACAGAAGCCCTTAACCGACTCCCAGAGAGTAAAGTTTACTAAGGAAATCAAAG GCCTGAAGGTTGAGATCACTCACTGTGGACAGATGAAGAGGAAGTACAGGGTGTGCAATGTGACAAGAAGACCCGCCAGCCATCAGAC ATTCCCTCTGCAGCAGGAGAATGGCCAGACCATTGAATGCACTGTAGCTCAGTACTTCAAAGACAAGTACAAACTGGTGCTGAGGTATCCTCACCTGCCATGCCTACAGGTGGGGCAGGAGCAGAAGCACACATACCTTCCTCTTGAG GTGTGCAACATAGTTGCTGGGCAGAGGTGCATAAAGAAGCTGACAGACAATCAGACCTCCACTATGATCCGTGCCACTGCCCGGTCCGCACCTGACCGCCAAGACGAGATCAGCAAGCTG ATGAGAAGTGCCAACTTTAACACTGATCCTTACGTTCGTGAGTTTGGGGTCATGGTGAGGGATGAAATGACAGAGGTCAACGGCCGTGTCCTCCAAGCACCATCGATCCTCTACGGGGGCCGGGTATGT AATAAAGCAATAGCCACCCCGATCCAAGGGGTGTGGGACATGAGGAATAAGCAGTTCCACACAGGGATCGAGATCAAGGTTTGGGCCATCGCTTGCTTCGCTCCACAGAGGCAGTGCACAGAGCTGCTCCTCAA GGCGTTTACAGACCAGCTGCGGAAGATCTCTCGAGACGCTGGCATGCCCATCCAGGGCCAGCCCTGCTTCTGCAAGTACGCCCAGGGAGCCGACAGCGTGGAGCCCATGTTCAAGCATCTCAAATATACCTATCAGGGCCTGCAGCTCGTGGTGGTCATTCTGCCTGGCAAGACCCCAGTCTATG CTGAGGTGAAGCGTGTGGGTGATACGGTGTTAGGCATGGCCACTCAGTGTGTGCAGGTAAAAAATGTTCTGAAGACCACACCCCAGACCCTATCCAACCTCTGCCTGAAGATCAACGTCAAACTAGGAGGAGTCAACAACATACTGCTTCCGCAGGGCAG gCCACTGGTGTTCCAGCAGCCTGTTATCTTCCTGGGGGCAGATGTCACTCACCCCCCTGCTGGAGATGGGAAGAAACCCTCTATCGCTGCG GTGGTGGGCAGCATGGACGCCCACCCAAGTCGTTACTGTGCCACGGTTCGTGTCCAGCAGCACCGGCAGGACATCATTCAGGACCTTGCCACCATGGTGCGAGAGCTGCTCATCCAGTTCTACAAGTCCACCCGCTTTAAGCCCACCCGCATCATCTACTACCGCGATGGCATTTCCGAGGGCCAGTTCAACCAGGTGAGCCCACAG GTCCTCCAACATGAGTTGCTAGCTATCCGCGAGGCATGCATCAAGCTGGAGAAGGACTACCAGCCAGGCATCACCTTTGTGGTGGTGCAGAAGAGACATCACACCAGGCTCTTCTGCATGGACAGGAATGAGAGG GTGGGAAAGAGTGGCAACATACCTGCAGGCACCACAGTGGACACCAAAATCACTCACCCATCAGAGTTTGACTTCTACCTCTGTAGCCATGCAGGCATCCAG GGTACCAGTAGGCCCTCGCACTACCACGTGCTGTGGGACGACAACCACTTTACGTCGGACGAGCTGCAGGTGCTCACCTACCAGCTGTGCCACACCTACGTACGCTGCACCCGCTCCGTCTCCATCCCCGCGCCAGCCTACTACGCTCACTTGGTGGCGTTCCGCGCCCGctaccatctagtggacaaGGAGCATGACAGGTGA
- the ago2 gene encoding protein argonaute-2 isoform X1, with amino-acid sequence MYPSGAAGDSSPPPPPPPEYVFKPPPRPDFGTMGRPIKLQANFFEMEIPKLEVYHYDIDIKPEKCPRRVNREIVAHMVQHFKTQIFGDRKPVYDGRKNLYTAMPLPIGRDKVELEVTIPGEGKDRSFKVAIKWVSCVSLQALHEALSGRLPSIPFETIQALDVVMRHLPSMNYTPVGRSFFTSSEGCSNPLGGGREVWFGFHQSVRPSLWKMMLNIDVSATAFYKAQPVIEFMCEVLDFKSIEEQQKPLTDSQRVKFTKEIKGLKVEITHCGQMKRKYRVCNVTRRPASHQTFPLQQENGQTIECTVAQYFKDKYKLVLRYPHLPCLQVGQEQKHTYLPLEVCNIVAGQRCIKKLTDNQTSTMIRATARSAPDRQDEISKLMRSANFNTDPYVREFGVMVRDEMTEVNGRVLQAPSILYGGRVCNKAIATPIQGVWDMRNKQFHTGIEIKVWAIACFAPQRQCTELLLKAFTDQLRKISRDAGMPIQGQPCFCKYAQGADSVEPMFKHLKYTYQGLQLVVVILPGKTPVYAEVKRVGDTVLGMATQCVQVKNVLKTTPQTLSNLCLKINVKLGGVNNILLPQGRPLVFQQPVIFLGADVTHPPAGDGKKPSIAAVVGSMDAHPSRYCATVRVQQHRQDIIQDLATMVRELLIQFYKSTRFKPTRIIYYRDGISEGQFNQVSPQVLQHELLAIREACIKLEKDYQPGITFVVVQKRHHTRLFCMDRNERVGKSGNIPAGTTVDTKITHPSEFDFYLCSHAGIQGTSRPSHYHVLWDDNHFTSDELQVLTYQLCHTYVRCTRSVSIPAPAYYAHLVAFRARYHLVDKEHDSAEGSHTSGQSNGRDQQALAKAVQIHQDTLRTMYFA; translated from the exons ATGTATCCGAGTGGAGCAGCTGGGG attcctctcctcccccccctccacctccagaGTATGTATTCAAACCCCCTCCGCGGCCGGATTTCGGCACCATGGGCCGACCGATCAAGCTGCAGGCCAACTTCTTCGAGATGGAGATTCCCAAACTGGAGGTGTACCATTACGACATCGACATCAAGCCTGAGAAATGCCCTAGAAGAGTCAATCG TGAAATTGTGGCGCACATGGTGCAGCACTTTAAAACACAGATCTTCGGAGATCGGAAGCCTGTCTATGATGGGAGAAAGAACCTCTACACAGCTATGCCATTGCCCATAGGGAGGGACAAA GTGGAGCTCGAGGTGACCATCCCTGGGGAGGGGAAGGACAGGAGCTTCAAGGTGGCCATTAAGTGGGTGTCGTGTGTCAGCTTGCAAGCCCTCCACGAAGCGCTGTCTGGACGCCTGCCAAGTATCCCTTTCGAGACTATCCAGGCCTTGGATGTGGTCATGAGGCATTTGCCCTCAATGAA TTATACCCCCGTCGGACGCTCCTTCTTCACCTCCTCAGAGGGCTGCTCCAACCCCCTGGGTGGTGGGAGAGAGGTCTGGTTTGGCTTCCACCAGTCCGTCAGACCCTCCTTGTGGAAAATGATGCTGAATATTGATG TGTCGGCCACTGCTTTCTACAAAGCCCAGCCTGTGATTGAGTTCATGTGTGAAGTTTTGGATTTCAAAAGCATTGAAGAACAACAGAAGCCCTTAACCGACTCCCAGAGAGTAAAGTTTACTAAGGAAATCAAAG GCCTGAAGGTTGAGATCACTCACTGTGGACAGATGAAGAGGAAGTACAGGGTGTGCAATGTGACAAGAAGACCCGCCAGCCATCAGAC ATTCCCTCTGCAGCAGGAGAATGGCCAGACCATTGAATGCACTGTAGCTCAGTACTTCAAAGACAAGTACAAACTGGTGCTGAGGTATCCTCACCTGCCATGCCTACAGGTGGGGCAGGAGCAGAAGCACACATACCTTCCTCTTGAG GTGTGCAACATAGTTGCTGGGCAGAGGTGCATAAAGAAGCTGACAGACAATCAGACCTCCACTATGATCCGTGCCACTGCCCGGTCCGCACCTGACCGCCAAGACGAGATCAGCAAGCTG ATGAGAAGTGCCAACTTTAACACTGATCCTTACGTTCGTGAGTTTGGGGTCATGGTGAGGGATGAAATGACAGAGGTCAACGGCCGTGTCCTCCAAGCACCATCGATCCTCTACGGGGGCCGGGTATGT AATAAAGCAATAGCCACCCCGATCCAAGGGGTGTGGGACATGAGGAATAAGCAGTTCCACACAGGGATCGAGATCAAGGTTTGGGCCATCGCTTGCTTCGCTCCACAGAGGCAGTGCACAGAGCTGCTCCTCAA GGCGTTTACAGACCAGCTGCGGAAGATCTCTCGAGACGCTGGCATGCCCATCCAGGGCCAGCCCTGCTTCTGCAAGTACGCCCAGGGAGCCGACAGCGTGGAGCCCATGTTCAAGCATCTCAAATATACCTATCAGGGCCTGCAGCTCGTGGTGGTCATTCTGCCTGGCAAGACCCCAGTCTATG CTGAGGTGAAGCGTGTGGGTGATACGGTGTTAGGCATGGCCACTCAGTGTGTGCAGGTAAAAAATGTTCTGAAGACCACACCCCAGACCCTATCCAACCTCTGCCTGAAGATCAACGTCAAACTAGGAGGAGTCAACAACATACTGCTTCCGCAGGGCAG gCCACTGGTGTTCCAGCAGCCTGTTATCTTCCTGGGGGCAGATGTCACTCACCCCCCTGCTGGAGATGGGAAGAAACCCTCTATCGCTGCG GTGGTGGGCAGCATGGACGCCCACCCAAGTCGTTACTGTGCCACGGTTCGTGTCCAGCAGCACCGGCAGGACATCATTCAGGACCTTGCCACCATGGTGCGAGAGCTGCTCATCCAGTTCTACAAGTCCACCCGCTTTAAGCCCACCCGCATCATCTACTACCGCGATGGCATTTCCGAGGGCCAGTTCAACCAGGTGAGCCCACAG GTCCTCCAACATGAGTTGCTAGCTATCCGCGAGGCATGCATCAAGCTGGAGAAGGACTACCAGCCAGGCATCACCTTTGTGGTGGTGCAGAAGAGACATCACACCAGGCTCTTCTGCATGGACAGGAATGAGAGG GTGGGAAAGAGTGGCAACATACCTGCAGGCACCACAGTGGACACCAAAATCACTCACCCATCAGAGTTTGACTTCTACCTCTGTAGCCATGCAGGCATCCAG GGTACCAGTAGGCCCTCGCACTACCACGTGCTGTGGGACGACAACCACTTTACGTCGGACGAGCTGCAGGTGCTCACCTACCAGCTGTGCCACACCTACGTACGCTGCACCCGCTCCGTCTCCATCCCCGCGCCAGCCTACTACGCTCACTTGGTGGCGTTCCGCGCCCGctaccatctagtggacaaGGAGCATGACAG TGCGGAGGGCAGCCATACATCAGGCCAGAGTAATGGACGGGACCAGCAGGCCCTGGCCAAGGCGGTACAGATCCACCAGGACACCCTGCGCACCATGTACTTTGCCTGA